From one Methanomicrobia archaeon genomic stretch:
- a CDS encoding glutaredoxin, with protein sequence MPVLSGEVTQRVREKLQGLTAPVNLVVFTHDSGSPTGEETRALMEELALTSDQVYVEFYDVAVDTAKRDDYRIDKVPATVVEGQKDYGIRFFGLPSGYEFAALLEALRLVSLGDSMLTTSTCEQLKTLTKPVHLQVFVTPPCPYCVEAVQTAQQMAIESELVTTDVVEAAEFPQLSLKYRIFVVPKVIINEREAFVGAVSEAEFLAHVMKAGV encoded by the coding sequence ATGCCAGTATTATCCGGAGAGGTCACGCAGCGGGTGCGTGAGAAGTTACAGGGGCTGACCGCGCCCGTGAATCTGGTCGTATTTACGCACGATTCCGGTTCACCGACCGGTGAAGAGACTCGTGCGTTAATGGAGGAGCTTGCCCTAACCTCTGACCAGGTATATGTCGAGTTCTACGATGTGGCCGTGGACACAGCGAAACGAGACGATTACCGGATCGATAAGGTGCCAGCGACGGTAGTAGAAGGGCAGAAAGACTACGGTATCCGATTCTTCGGCCTGCCAAGCGGTTATGAATTCGCGGCACTGCTCGAAGCACTGCGGCTGGTGTCCCTGGGCGATTCGATGCTGACGACTTCGACGTGTGAACAACTCAAAACGTTGACCAAACCGGTTCACCTGCAGGTCTTCGTCACCCCGCCCTGTCCGTACTGTGTCGAGGCGGTGCAGACGGCGCAGCAGATGGCGATAGAAAGCGAGCTTGTTACGACCGACGTGGTGGAAGCGGCGGAGTTCCCGCAGTTGAGTCTGAAATACCGGATCTTCGTGGTGCCCAAGGTGATCATCAATGAGCGGGAAGCCTTTGTGGGCGCGGTGTCGGAAGCAGAATTTCTAGCGCACGTCATGAAGGCGGGAGTGTAG